The following coding sequences are from one Epinephelus moara isolate mb chromosome 7, YSFRI_EMoa_1.0, whole genome shotgun sequence window:
- the dars1 gene encoding aspartate--tRNA ligase, cytoplasmic, producing MTKEEAQGAVEEEQQAQSKKGLKKQQKEAEKAAKKAEKQAKLAAEQQGAEEDDFAKDRYGVSAMVQSQQKLDRVLVRIQDLTLEKADQLIWLRARVHTSRAKGKQCFLVLRQQQFNVQALVAVGDRASKQMVKFAANITKESIVDVEASVRKVEQKIESCSQQDVELHIERIFVISPAEPRLPLQLEDAVRPDGEGEEEGRATVNQDTKLDNRVIDLRTTTSQAIFRLQSGVCQLFRDTLTKKGFVEIQTPKIISAASEGGANVFTVSYFKTSAYLAQSPQLYKQMCICADFDKVFCVGPVFRAEDSNTHRHLTEFVGLDIEMAFSYHYHEVIDSITDTMVQIFKGLRDNFQTEIQTVNKQFPSEPFKFLEPTLRLEYTEALAMLREAGVEMGDEEDLSTPNEKLLGRLVKEKYDTDFYVLDKYPLAVRPFYTMPDPNNPKNSNSYDMFMRGEEILSGAQRIHDAQLLTERATHHQIDLEKIKAYIDSFRYGAPPHGGGGIGLERVCMLYLGLHNVRQTSMFPRDPKRLTP from the exons agcggtggaggaggagcagcaggctCAGTCAAAGAAAGGCCTGAAGAAACAGCAGAAGGAAGCGGAGAAAGCTGCAAAGAAGGCTGAGAAGCAGGCCAAGCtg gCTGCAGAACAGCAAGGTGCAGAGGAAGAT GACTTCGCCAAGGACAGATATGGTGTGTCAGCCATGGTCCAGTCCCAACAAAAACTGG aCAGGGTGTTGGTGCGGATCCAAGACCTTACTCTTGAGAAAGCTGACCAGCTGATCTGGCTGCGTGCCCGAGTCCACACCAGCAGAGCCAAAG ggaAGCAATGCTTCTTGGTCCTGCGTCAACAGCAGTTCAACGTGCAGGCACTGGTCGCAGTGGGAGATCGTGCCAGCAAGCAGATGGTCAAGTTTGCCGCAAA CATCACCAAGGAAAGCATAGTAGATGTGGAGGCGTCGGTGAGGAAAGTGGAGCAGAAGATCGAGAGCTGCTCCCAGCAGGACGTGGAGCTGCACATCGAGAGG ATTTTTGTCATCAGCCCGGCAGAGCCTCGTCTCCCCCTGCAGTTGGAGGATGCCGTCAGGCCTGATGGAGAGGGGGAAGAG GAAGGCAGAGCCACAGTCAACCAGGACACCAAGCTGGACAACAGGGTGATTGATCTCAGG ACAACCACCAGCCAGGCCATCTTTCGCCTGCAGTCAGGAGTTTGCCAGCTCTTCAGAGACACCCTCACTAAAAAGGGCTTTGTGGAAATCCAGACCCCCAAAATCATATCAG CCGCCAGCGAAGGTGGAGCAAACGTCTTCACGGTGTCGTACTTCAAAACCAGCGCCTACCTGGCCCAGTCTCCCCAGCTCTACAAGCAGATGTGCATCTGTGCTGACTTTGACAAGGTCTTCTGTGTGGGTCCAG TTTTCAGGGCGGAGGACTCCAACACCCACCGTCACTTGACTGAGTTCGTGGGTCTGGATATTGAGATGGCCTTCAGCTACCATTACCACGAAGTGATTGACTCCATCACTGACACCATGGTGCAGATCTTCAAGGGCCTGAGAGACAA CTTCCAGACAGAGATCCAGACGGTGAACAAGCAGTTCCCCAGTGAGCCTTTCAAATTCCTGGAGCCCACTCTGAGGCTGGAGTACACCGAGGCCTTGGCCATGCTGCGCGAGGCCGGGGTCGAGATGGGAGACGAGGAGGACCTCAG CACACCCAATGAAAAGCTGCTTGGACGTCTTGTCAAGGAAAAG TATGATACTGACTTCTACGTGCTGGATAAGTACCCACTGGCTGTTAGACCCTTCTACACAATGCCAGATCCAAACAACCCT AAAAACTCCAACTCCTATGACATGTTCATGAGGGGAGAGGAGATCCTGTCTGGAGCTCAGAGAATCCACGATGCTCAGCTGCTGACTGAGAGAGCCACCCATCACCAGATTG ATCTGGAGAAGATCAAGGCGTACATCGACTCCTTCCGCTATGGAGCTCCCCCACATGGTGGTGGAGGCATTG GCCTGGAGAGAGTCTGCATGCTGTACCTGGGTCTCCACAACGTACGTCAGACCTCCATGTTCCCACGTGACCCCAAGCGCCTGACGCCTTGA
- the LOC126393579 gene encoding protein lifeguard 3-like, translated as MTSKTDNPPSYEDALHHPKYGNYPHQPQHGSPLPPPPSYSPSPGMCHGPPGYWGQEGVYPAAGMWAAPGFSPSGVPTTIPTLSAGVPASNQGDMDDFLSTQWESTAIRHAFIKKVYLILTVQLAVTFSVVAVFTFVDPVRLFVIRYPGIYWASFVVYFLVYCILVCCKGPRRRFPWNLVLLGVFTLALSYMSGTISSYYETKAVLIAMGITAVVCIAVTVFCFQTKVDFTSCGGFLCIASVVLLIIGIVTAIVLSFQYVPWLHMLYAAIGAIVYTLFLTYNTQLLIGNRELALSPEEYIFGALSLYIDIVHIFLFILQVSGAATE; from the exons ATGACATCCAAAACTGATAACCCTCCATCCTATGAGGACGCGCTGCACCATCCGAAGTATGGAAACTACCCTCACCAGCCACAACATGGCTCCCCTCTTCCACCACCTCCATCTTACAGCCCCAGTCCGGGCATGTGCCATGGCCCGCCTGGCTACTGGGGCCAGGAGGGCGTCTACCCGGCAGCTGGGATGTGGGCAGCCCCTGGCTTCTCTCCATCTGGGGTGCCCACCACAATACCGACTCTGTCTGCTGGAGTGCCTGCATCAAACCAAG GAGACATGGATGATTTTCTGAGCACGCAGTGGGAAAGCACAGCTATTCGGCATGCCTTCATTAAAAAG GTTTACTTAATTTTAACAGTGCAGCTTGCCGTCACCTTTTCAGTTGTTGCTGTCTTTACGTTTGT TGACCCAGTGAGGCTGTTTGTCATCAGATACCCTGGCATCTACTGGGCATCTTT TGTggtttattttttggtttactGCATTCTGGTCTGCTGCAAAGGGCCGAG GAGGCGTTTCCCATGGAATCTTGTGCTGCTGGGAGTATTT ACTCTCGCCCTGTCTTACATGTCTGGAACAATCTCAAG CTATTATGAAACAAAGGCAGTGCTAATCGCCATGGGAATAACAGCAGTAGTTTGCATAGCTGTTACAGTCTTCTGCTTCCAAACCAAG GTGGACTTCACCTCCTGCGGGGGGTTTCTCTGCATCGCTTCCGTCGTGCTCTTGATCATCGGGATTGTTACGGCTATCGTCCTCTCCTTCCAATAT GTCCCTTGGCTGCATATGCTCTACGCTGCAATTGGAGCCATCGTTTACACTCTG TTTTTAACATACAACACCCAGCTTCTTATTGGAAATCGGGAGTTGGCGCTCAGCCCAGAGGAGTACATCTTCGGAGCGCTCTCTCTCTACATCGACATTGTTCAcatcttcctcttcatccttcAAGTCAGTGGAGCTGCCACTGAATAA